One genomic region from Flagellimonas oceani encodes:
- a CDS encoding conjugal transfer protein TraO, which translates to MKNLLFITAIIACSSIHSQEGNYASSIGVSSGYAEDGFGIMATYNYHLNRNRYAQLSVFAAIAEDRGTFTIPYNIFTVQPGYFFKILEQRNFKRYALNIGGGAIIGYEVINNGNSLLETGAVIDAKSQFIYGAYVGLEGELTLSNDFSLLVKANEYYHVNSDVGNFYPYAGIGLRYFLF; encoded by the coding sequence ATGAAAAATTTATTATTCATAACCGCAATAATAGCTTGCAGTTCAATTCATTCCCAGGAAGGCAATTATGCTTCATCAATCGGGGTCAGCAGCGGATATGCCGAAGACGGTTTTGGCATTATGGCAACCTATAATTACCACTTGAATCGAAATCGGTATGCCCAGTTGAGCGTATTCGCCGCCATAGCGGAAGACCGAGGTACGTTCACGATTCCCTACAACATATTCACGGTACAACCTGGCTATTTCTTTAAAATTCTGGAACAAAGAAACTTTAAACGTTATGCGCTCAATATCGGGGGTGGTGCCATTATCGGTTACGAGGTCATCAACAATGGCAATAGCCTCTTGGAAACGGGTGCGGTCATCGATGCCAAGAGCCAGTTTATCTACGGAGCCTATGTAGGGCTTGAGGGCGAGCTTACCCTGAGCAATGATTTTTCCCTCTTGGTCAAGGCCAACGAGTATTATCATGTAAATAGCGATGTGGGCAATTTCTATCCCTATGCAGGTATCGGCCTTCGTTATTTTCTGTTTTAA
- a CDS encoding TraG family conjugative transposon ATPase, with the protein MEKQVALWDAFPIYGYERRALISKEKGCLTVPLKLELPEVYTLDALEYGMLQELFSNIINVLGPNRLLHRQDFFLQENYTPNSQRLRGDMLERANEKHFEDRPYLVGSHYLYISVVPKNYITYGSKRANSFLGKRREFYLSHTVPEEFIDSGILKEFENQVENVDNLINSSGLIKSELLDYDDLFSPDGLYPKYFGICEENANLTDVDFANNSINIGSKKGQFFTLENLDQFTKEHVGTHELYGKFTTRHNRFPIGNLFSLGFKVPHEHIINQYIHIPDQEKALSSLRKKAKSFQRFSTGKKDDSNAIYADQIFDYTKDILENHKETVFYHLNVFGFEDDRSRQGQMENSISSAFKKLKINAKRNSIDRKNLFFAGVPGNAIGIPFELYLPMPSDMASSLLYFEGGYKDSSKAVDGLRTVDRISGRPLTASLYRIPEEKGWIFNRGMLVASGSGGGKSYYVNHYIASELRQGGEAVIIEDGNSYDKLTEVFGGIILQHDDDRPFTFNPFLLDNHDVVENRTRSKTLAESKLLHLVTLLKLITGNSKDVTGLEVANTVIELLVTGYYELMWQSGNTNFRFDTFYEYCRNHIIAFIGTKEIPKEKFDANVFLFLLEKYYTGGPRGELLNKQDDRITRLSDEKVVYFKLGKLIDNELLFPITALMIMEIFNKKMHDLAKLSINKILAVDEAWKALVRPELVHYFNSQSRMARKLGGQPIFISQKVSDFISSEIIKNAIVVNSHIKVFLDMRDFAQSFDKIQTVMGLNEKQKQLILSINKDLPKDRKFREAAFCWMDKVKVYGLETSLEEKCIYETNPTESGKILELYKKNHKNWELTAKAYAFENAP; encoded by the coding sequence ATGGAAAAACAAGTAGCACTTTGGGACGCGTTCCCTATTTACGGTTATGAGAGAAGGGCATTGATATCCAAAGAGAAGGGTTGTTTGACCGTTCCCCTAAAACTTGAATTACCCGAAGTATATACATTGGATGCTCTGGAATATGGAATGCTTCAAGAGCTGTTTTCCAACATCATCAATGTCTTGGGCCCGAATAGGCTCCTACACCGGCAGGATTTCTTTCTTCAGGAAAATTATACTCCGAATTCCCAAAGGCTACGAGGCGATATGTTGGAACGCGCCAACGAAAAACATTTTGAGGACCGCCCTTATTTGGTCGGCAGCCATTATCTATATATCAGCGTTGTTCCCAAAAATTACATTACCTATGGTTCCAAACGGGCGAACTCGTTCTTGGGCAAAAGGCGGGAATTCTATTTGTCGCATACCGTTCCCGAAGAATTCATCGATAGCGGAATATTGAAGGAGTTCGAAAATCAAGTGGAGAATGTCGACAATTTGATTAATTCGAGCGGTCTGATAAAGTCCGAACTATTGGATTATGACGATTTGTTTTCCCCGGATGGGCTATACCCCAAATATTTTGGCATTTGTGAAGAAAACGCCAATCTAACCGATGTGGATTTCGCCAACAACTCCATAAATATTGGCAGTAAGAAGGGGCAATTTTTCACGCTGGAAAATTTGGATCAGTTCACCAAAGAGCATGTAGGCACCCATGAGCTATATGGAAAGTTCACTACCCGTCATAATCGTTTCCCTATCGGCAATCTGTTTTCTTTGGGTTTCAAGGTGCCCCATGAACATATCATCAATCAATATATCCACATACCGGATCAGGAAAAAGCACTTTCCAGCCTACGGAAAAAAGCGAAAAGCTTCCAGCGCTTCAGTACCGGAAAGAAAGATGACAGTAACGCGATATACGCGGATCAAATATTCGACTATACCAAAGATATCCTTGAAAACCACAAGGAAACGGTCTTTTACCATCTCAATGTATTCGGGTTCGAGGACGACCGGAGCAGGCAAGGGCAAATGGAAAACTCCATTTCTTCCGCCTTTAAAAAATTGAAGATCAATGCAAAGAGGAACAGTATAGATAGGAAGAATCTGTTTTTTGCCGGTGTCCCTGGTAATGCTATTGGCATCCCGTTCGAGCTATACCTACCCATGCCGAGCGATATGGCCTCCTCCCTACTCTATTTTGAAGGCGGCTATAAAGATTCGTCGAAAGCCGTTGATGGGCTGCGTACGGTGGATAGAATCTCCGGCCGGCCGCTTACTGCCAGCTTGTATCGAATACCTGAAGAAAAAGGTTGGATATTCAATCGGGGGATGTTGGTCGCCTCCGGGTCGGGCGGCGGCAAATCCTATTATGTCAACCATTACATCGCTTCCGAACTGAGGCAAGGCGGGGAGGCCGTTATCATCGAGGACGGCAATTCCTACGATAAACTTACCGAGGTATTTGGTGGCATAATCCTGCAGCATGATGATGACCGGCCATTTACCTTCAATCCTTTTCTTCTGGACAATCACGATGTTGTCGAGAACCGCACTCGGAGCAAGACTTTGGCCGAAAGCAAACTGCTGCACCTTGTAACGCTTCTCAAATTGATTACGGGTAACAGTAAGGATGTCACAGGTTTGGAAGTCGCAAATACCGTTATCGAACTTTTGGTTACGGGTTATTACGAGTTAATGTGGCAAAGCGGTAATACAAATTTCAGGTTTGACACTTTCTATGAGTATTGCAGGAATCATATAATAGCATTTATTGGAACCAAAGAAATTCCGAAGGAAAAATTCGATGCCAATGTGTTCCTCTTCCTGCTGGAAAAGTATTACACAGGCGGGCCGAGAGGCGAACTCTTGAACAAACAGGACGATAGGATTACCAGACTAAGCGATGAAAAAGTGGTGTACTTCAAATTGGGCAAACTGATCGATAACGAGCTGCTGTTTCCCATCACTGCGCTGATGATAATGGAGATCTTTAACAAGAAGATGCATGACCTCGCCAAACTGTCCATAAATAAAATATTGGCCGTAGACGAGGCATGGAAGGCCTTGGTAAGGCCCGAACTGGTACACTATTTCAACAGCCAATCAAGAATGGCGCGAAAACTGGGAGGCCAGCCTATTTTTATTTCCCAAAAAGTAAGTGACTTTATCTCCTCCGAAATCATCAAAAATGCCATTGTGGTCAACTCGCACATCAAGGTCTTCCTGGACATGCGGGACTTTGCCCAATCCTTCGATAAGATACAGACCGTTATGGGTTTAAACGAGAAACAAAAACAGCTTATTCTTTCCATCAATAAGGATTTACCGAAGGACAGAAAGTTCCGTGAGGCCGCGTTCTGTTGGATGGACAAGGTAAAGGTCTACGGCTTGGAAACCTCTTTGGAAGAGAAATGCATTTACGAAACCAATCCGACCGAGAGCGGTAAAATTTTGGAACTGTATAAAAAGAATCATAAAAATTGGGAGTTGACCGCAAAGGCCTACGCCTTTGAAAATGCTCCATAA
- a CDS encoding DUF4133 domain-containing protein, which produces MENNFIPIRKGLQKDVLYRGLKAKYIMYCLYLGLAAIILGLVLSTFIPMVLAMLAIVIAIAIIFLVLLFYSRTYGANGFVKKMADAAKPDSIKISNTYENLLLWKNK; this is translated from the coding sequence ATGGAGAATAATTTTATCCCGATCAGGAAAGGGCTGCAAAAGGATGTCCTATATCGAGGCCTCAAGGCAAAGTACATTATGTACTGCCTTTATCTTGGCCTGGCAGCGATTATACTGGGACTGGTCCTATCCACTTTTATTCCGATGGTATTGGCCATGTTAGCGATCGTCATCGCAATCGCCATCATATTCCTCGTCCTTCTGTTCTACTCACGAACCTACGGCGCCAATGGGTTTGTCAAAAAAATGGCAGATGCCGCCAAACCCGATTCCATAAAAATATCCAATACATACGAAAACCTATTGCTATGGAAAAACAAGTAG
- the traM gene encoding conjugative transposon protein TraM, whose amino-acid sequence MNSMIEKFNHWIRQHKLFAISAPIIVLLTVFFITTSISSVRNHGKNDLDKDGYNNFLPDQKKELKVEEPNDIYKNAQQDSLDAQKNNGLFKSILHSKKENDSLERLLEELNNFSLDETASQDIDDENTLDQNTTTPEYVTKKSVAKEKLEYRKLLMEARDERLSRSQDYSAPYMESPSTVTVESIKFDASIYRDQFILPGNRVVLILREDVHYNNKRFPKNTFVYAKSNLQGSRVLLEVTNIDNVKIPLTAIDQEDGMVGLHNERAGELLNEFNAEIRQQGVNELSEAAGEVSETPLGRNLVRSFGNFFQKKKYKQQDKILLVNGDRVFLVPKT is encoded by the coding sequence ATGAACAGTATGATTGAAAAGTTTAACCATTGGATACGGCAGCATAAGCTGTTCGCTATTTCTGCACCCATAATCGTGTTGCTTACGGTATTTTTTATCACGACCAGTATAAGTTCTGTGCGGAACCATGGGAAAAACGATTTGGATAAGGATGGTTACAACAATTTCCTGCCGGACCAAAAGAAGGAACTTAAGGTCGAGGAACCAAACGATATCTATAAAAATGCTCAACAAGATTCTTTGGACGCCCAGAAGAATAATGGACTTTTCAAAAGCATTCTCCACTCAAAAAAAGAAAACGATTCACTGGAACGCCTCTTGGAAGAACTGAACAATTTTTCATTGGACGAAACGGCTTCGCAAGATATCGATGATGAAAACACCCTCGACCAAAACACTACAACCCCCGAATATGTTACAAAAAAGAGCGTAGCCAAAGAAAAACTGGAATACAGGAAGTTACTGATGGAAGCTCGTGACGAACGTCTCTCGCGAAGTCAGGACTATTCCGCACCTTATATGGAATCACCATCTACAGTTACCGTGGAATCAATAAAATTTGATGCGTCAATATATCGCGATCAGTTCATACTGCCCGGTAATCGTGTAGTGCTTATTTTAAGGGAAGATGTGCACTATAATAACAAGCGATTCCCCAAGAACACCTTTGTGTATGCCAAATCGAACTTGCAAGGATCTCGGGTTCTGTTGGAAGTAACCAATATCGACAACGTAAAGATACCGCTAACGGCTATCGACCAAGAAGATGGAATGGTCGGATTACACAACGAAAGGGCAGGTGAACTGCTGAATGAATTTAACGCAGAGATCCGACAACAAGGAGTCAATGAACTTTCCGAAGCGGCAGGAGAAGTTTCTGAAACACCACTCGGTCGAAACCTTGTCCGCTCCTTCGGCAACTTTTTCCAGAAGAAAAAATACAAACAACAGGATAAAATCTTATTGGTCAATGGAGACCGTGTTTTTTTGGTGCCCAAAACCTAA
- a CDS encoding ParA family protein has product MDTKIISVVGEKGGIGKTTLNIILASNLFYAKQQKIVLLDADNPQYSIYKKRNREMEMLDAEERAGLELYPIEPVTVQNLQDAILKYYGQVDYIILDLPGSLNVEMVKGLMYVEHVFVPFDHDELEIDSTSHFYFTLKNNFLDNEERVLKSIHLFFNKYKLVKRNKFAVLRQQFKEAGIPMMTSVVKDKTIYKERYRNTLYPIPEHKERGEKDIKHFFEEVSQLTK; this is encoded by the coding sequence ATGGATACAAAGATTATTAGTGTGGTAGGCGAAAAAGGTGGTATCGGAAAAACGACATTGAACATTATTCTAGCTTCAAATCTTTTCTATGCAAAGCAGCAAAAAATTGTGCTTTTGGATGCCGATAATCCTCAATACTCCATCTACAAAAAACGGAATCGGGAAATGGAAATGTTGGATGCCGAAGAAAGGGCAGGTTTGGAACTTTATCCTATTGAACCAGTAACCGTTCAGAATCTACAGGATGCCATCCTGAAGTACTATGGCCAAGTGGATTATATAATTCTCGACCTTCCTGGCAGTTTGAATGTAGAGATGGTCAAAGGGCTAATGTATGTGGAACATGTTTTTGTGCCCTTTGACCATGACGAACTGGAAATAGACAGCACTTCACACTTTTATTTCACGTTGAAAAATAATTTCCTTGATAATGAAGAGCGTGTATTAAAGAGCATCCATCTTTTTTTCAACAAGTACAAGCTGGTCAAAAGAAACAAGTTTGCGGTGCTGCGCCAGCAATTTAAAGAGGCGGGTATTCCCATGATGACCAGTGTAGTCAAGGACAAGACCATCTACAAGGAAAGATATCGGAATACACTGTACCCCATACCTGAGCATAAAGAAAGGGGCGAAAAAGATATCAAACATTTCTTTGAGGAAGTAAGCCAACTAACAAAATAG
- a CDS encoding plasmid mobilization relaxosome protein MobC: protein MARKTGRKPLGNKKRIHGIVLRFNDSELQMVKETMGTYNLDFTKRGVVAPFLRRLILDKQQAEDTKKLPGPSANLIYQINRIGTNINQLTATAHAKNLRSPSAKLDAEIEKTNTLLMQILELLSEKLP, encoded by the coding sequence ATGGCACGTAAAACAGGCAGAAAACCTTTAGGCAATAAAAAGCGGATACATGGCATAGTGCTCCGCTTTAATGATTCGGAACTGCAAATGGTCAAGGAGACCATGGGAACCTACAACCTCGATTTTACCAAAAGGGGAGTAGTGGCCCCTTTTTTAAGGCGGCTGATACTTGATAAACAACAGGCCGAGGACACCAAAAAACTGCCCGGACCTTCGGCAAACCTCATTTATCAAATCAATAGGATCGGCACCAATATAAACCAGCTTACAGCAACTGCACATGCCAAAAATTTGAGAAGCCCATCCGCAAAGTTGGATGCTGAAATCGAAAAAACGAATACCTTATTGATGCAAATTTTGGAACTGTTAAGTGAAAAATTACCATAA
- a CDS encoding DUF4138 domain-containing protein, with translation MAKKILLISTFIFASACAAQRYSDTLEVARNYKTILIFPENISESIIGNDFGFIADLPKAEGSKFHGRILKLYYDELATEEKNFTNHTVITESGQVYDFILELTERPKQFTWYIKPEMAITNIDGTTRNVQNNNNASEGTTSENKENEAVAISTAKPAKTSDNSIDRATKELYEKDPMEYYRLRCYYMQFDRARISRYFARLDNVFLWLKGVYYNEDELYFQFRIENKEGLDLDINFIKHQIATNYRNSSSNQRMELKPLFTYKQPKTVAGKSENHFVVVFKKFALDEKKEVVVELDEESGNRNLSLKIGHEIINNPIHF, from the coding sequence ATGGCTAAGAAAATACTACTCATATCAACATTTATTTTCGCTTCGGCATGTGCCGCACAGCGTTATAGCGACACTTTGGAAGTGGCTAGAAACTACAAGACCATTTTGATATTTCCTGAAAATATTTCTGAAAGTATTATCGGGAACGATTTTGGGTTTATAGCAGACCTGCCAAAAGCTGAGGGAAGTAAATTTCATGGAAGGATCTTAAAGCTATATTACGATGAACTTGCCACGGAGGAAAAAAACTTTACGAACCATACCGTAATTACAGAATCGGGCCAAGTCTATGATTTCATTCTTGAACTGACCGAGCGACCAAAACAGTTCACTTGGTACATCAAGCCCGAAATGGCCATTACCAATATTGATGGAACAACAAGAAATGTGCAAAATAACAATAACGCTTCTGAGGGTACTACATCAGAAAACAAAGAGAATGAGGCGGTAGCCATATCAACGGCTAAACCTGCAAAAACTTCCGACAATTCCATAGACAGGGCAACCAAAGAGCTTTACGAAAAAGATCCAATGGAATACTATCGTCTTCGGTGCTATTATATGCAGTTTGACAGGGCCAGAATCAGTCGCTATTTTGCACGGTTGGATAATGTTTTTCTTTGGCTCAAGGGGGTCTATTACAACGAGGACGAACTCTATTTTCAGTTTCGGATCGAGAATAAGGAAGGGCTTGATCTGGACATCAATTTCATCAAGCACCAAATCGCCACAAATTACAGGAACAGTAGCAGCAACCAGCGAATGGAACTAAAGCCCCTTTTTACCTACAAACAGCCCAAAACGGTGGCCGGAAAGAGCGAGAACCATTTCGTGGTGGTCTTTAAAAAATTCGCATTGGACGAAAAAAAAGAGGTGGTCGTGGAATTGGACGAAGAATCGGGCAACCGAAACCTGTCCCTGAAAATCGGGCATGAAATAATCAACAACCCAATACACTTTTGA
- a CDS encoding TraQ conjugal transfer family protein has protein sequence MKKLKTTTKVTIGVLTLISILVIACSKDFEDVILEDFDFSFSVEHPEESFVFERTRTSFSLVPEKEISTVDYFLKYSAANAKGYFLNMEGDTIRENDTLRITDKNWAYNYVAIDTGMHKINFLAWDSNMREKRLELFHRAKYASFSFLLNKGLNEFIINSKNPVNLTLIRDKETESPSAIGNFEITYQIENGSGKLYLGDKVFDAGNPFFLPKGISELSYLPENLGEHKLIVTAKAPDGATLTQELLLTVLNLGFTLNTTASSSQVELDTNLAIAIDLATQDENSNVTYEITHSFSSSSEGGGTVRDQNGGVMEPGQFRAIDPDTYNFSFTSTNLGKRKIYFDVRDSNGQQKRDSVEIEVANIPFTFSGNSESNSVFINERTQFNFNIKSNGNTNNIEYSISYEILEGNGIVRNVNGTELINSTDYPVAFGNFSLFYIPETADTHRVSFVVTDNFGQSSEPVIIDLEIKQNEFEATFTPSKTSEFTNIPVSAIVNIDEEPEGTNDTYEAFFTSGKSGGVSINGNSYGPGEKFNLTADINNIFYTGFEPGEHNLVFSVESGSGVTHATEPITIAYQQVDFSFTGGIQKSDISVGEVTSVNFNISESVGSSDYTMRFAMNGNALLKDTNGNAVSPGNSYDVPKGNFNWSLEGISEGTVTITFYAKNETGLEKPVPITVNVSPKDYVLTVNATGPGAFIGEAIPINFNITEIGLGGDTYTMYYSTGNANSTFEFDGNSYGPGEAFPVPVGSFSGNYTGLSEGLHNIVFNTISSSNVTKNESVDIDYERYVEPFDLTISQAPGERLEGEAFNITVITNAIGTHDNTVSYTMTFSFEGNRAGYFLLSGSRYDEGETVPLNYGSTNLTFYPDSQDTFTIDFEVENSTGETQTGSTFVDTLRRPVAFVKGEKYNVSCGGLNGCDYQVRIYTCYDIGCSEAYGGATLDRVEIRIYNRRDNRWDTRVFNYNEAVGNGVDRYFLLEEEARESRLRYLDQDFEVRVRDTNGQWSEVAFGKVIRV, from the coding sequence ATGAAAAAGTTAAAAACTACTACAAAAGTGACAATAGGGGTTTTGACCCTCATTTCTATCCTAGTTATTGCCTGTAGCAAGGATTTTGAGGATGTCATTTTGGAAGATTTCGATTTCAGCTTCTCGGTGGAACATCCCGAGGAAAGCTTTGTATTCGAACGTACGAGAACCTCATTTTCCCTGGTTCCGGAAAAGGAAATCTCTACAGTAGATTATTTTCTAAAATACTCGGCAGCCAATGCAAAAGGCTATTTTTTAAACATGGAGGGGGATACGATACGTGAGAACGACACATTGCGCATAACCGATAAAAATTGGGCCTATAATTACGTGGCTATTGATACCGGTATGCATAAGATCAATTTTTTAGCATGGGATTCCAACATGCGAGAGAAGAGATTGGAGCTGTTTCATCGTGCCAAATATGCCAGTTTCAGTTTCTTGCTCAACAAGGGACTTAATGAATTTATCATCAATTCAAAAAACCCGGTCAATCTTACACTTATTCGTGATAAGGAAACTGAAAGTCCAAGTGCAATAGGGAATTTTGAAATAACGTATCAAATCGAGAACGGCTCGGGCAAATTATATTTGGGCGATAAGGTCTTTGATGCGGGGAATCCATTTTTCCTGCCAAAAGGCATTTCCGAACTATCCTACCTACCCGAGAATTTGGGTGAACATAAACTGATCGTTACTGCCAAAGCCCCTGATGGCGCTACCTTGACCCAAGAACTATTATTGACTGTATTAAATCTTGGTTTTACACTCAATACAACGGCTTCCTCTTCACAGGTGGAGCTCGATACGAATCTGGCCATTGCCATAGACCTTGCAACACAGGATGAAAATTCGAATGTGACCTATGAGATAACCCATTCCTTTTCCAGTTCAAGTGAGGGTGGTGGAACCGTAAGGGACCAGAACGGCGGGGTTATGGAACCGGGGCAATTTAGGGCCATTGACCCTGACACTTATAATTTTTCATTTACGAGTACGAATCTGGGAAAGCGTAAAATATATTTTGACGTACGGGACAGTAATGGTCAGCAAAAACGGGACAGCGTCGAAATCGAGGTCGCCAATATTCCGTTCACATTCTCCGGCAACTCGGAAAGTAATTCGGTGTTCATCAATGAAAGGACCCAATTCAACTTCAATATAAAATCCAATGGAAACACGAACAATATAGAATACAGCATCTCCTATGAAATTCTGGAGGGAAATGGTATTGTACGCAACGTGAACGGTACAGAACTCATAAATTCAACGGATTATCCAGTCGCTTTCGGTAATTTTTCACTGTTCTATATCCCAGAGACGGCTGATACCCATAGAGTTTCCTTTGTGGTAACGGATAATTTTGGACAATCCTCTGAACCGGTTATCATCGATCTGGAAATCAAGCAAAATGAATTCGAGGCGACTTTCACCCCATCAAAAACATCTGAATTTACCAATATTCCCGTTTCTGCTATTGTGAATATCGATGAAGAACCTGAAGGCACCAATGACACCTATGAGGCATTTTTTACCTCTGGAAAAAGTGGTGGGGTAAGTATTAACGGAAATTCTTATGGACCTGGGGAGAAATTTAACTTGACCGCAGACATAAACAACATATTTTATACCGGTTTTGAGCCTGGTGAGCATAATTTGGTCTTTAGTGTCGAGTCGGGATCAGGCGTAACCCATGCGACGGAACCTATAACCATAGCATATCAACAAGTTGATTTTTCTTTCACTGGCGGCATCCAAAAATCGGATATTTCTGTTGGGGAGGTGACCTCGGTAAACTTCAATATTTCAGAAAGCGTAGGGTCTTCGGACTATACCATGCGGTTTGCAATGAACGGCAATGCATTGTTGAAGGATACCAATGGAAACGCCGTAAGCCCAGGCAATAGTTACGATGTTCCCAAGGGGAATTTCAATTGGAGTTTGGAGGGCATCAGCGAGGGAACGGTTACTATAACTTTTTATGCCAAAAATGAGACAGGGCTGGAAAAACCTGTTCCCATTACGGTCAATGTCAGCCCGAAAGACTATGTTCTCACTGTAAATGCTACGGGGCCTGGCGCATTTATTGGAGAGGCCATACCCATTAACTTTAATATTACTGAAATCGGCCTGGGGGGAGATACGTATACCATGTACTATTCTACCGGCAATGCTAATAGTACTTTTGAATTTGACGGAAACTCTTATGGCCCAGGAGAGGCATTCCCAGTGCCCGTTGGTTCATTTTCGGGTAACTACACCGGCCTTTCGGAGGGTTTGCACAACATAGTATTCAACACCATATCTTCTTCCAATGTCACCAAAAACGAAAGTGTGGATATTGATTATGAGCGATATGTTGAGCCATTCGATTTAACCATAAGTCAGGCTCCTGGTGAACGCCTTGAGGGAGAGGCATTCAATATAACTGTCATCACCAATGCCATAGGCACCCATGATAATACGGTTTCCTATACGATGACCTTTTCCTTTGAGGGTAATCGAGCGGGTTATTTTCTTCTTTCAGGATCAAGATATGATGAGGGCGAAACCGTTCCATTGAACTATGGGAGCACCAATCTCACATTCTATCCCGACAGTCAGGATACGTTCACCATTGATTTTGAGGTGGAGAACTCAACGGGGGAAACGCAAACCGGAAGCACATTTGTGGATACCTTGAGAAGGCCTGTAGCTTTTGTAAAAGGAGAAAAGTACAATGTCAGTTGTGGCGGTTTGAATGGATGCGATTATCAGGTAAGGATATACACTTGTTATGATATCGGATGTTCCGAGGCCTATGGG